From Brassica oleracea var. oleracea cultivar TO1000 chromosome C3, BOL, whole genome shotgun sequence, a single genomic window includes:
- the LOC106334038 gene encoding probable F-box protein At4g22060, producing the protein MSQVVSCGEMEPSRWSKLPSDLMQLVLEHLGFADFQRAKSVCSSWHYASKQTSPNNQNPWLILFPEEGKDCCLLFDSEEKDDKLYRIQNLGVNFANSNCLATYGSWLLMQDDHQYNILYILNIFTCEKIDLPSMKSQLRIVETEDDMFLVRLQDNRDVLFWFDEKTKDYVIIWIIQARFLVYSRKGDKYWKRIELFNFNFDMVYTDHRLYLYTSSRDVKVLDFSQDIPRQVFETQVNYDYSKKPEDVFYYDAPLHVCRKIKTENLVVRVTGEVLRVKSIVLCNSDVWYFRIYKMNSSNSEWEKLDSLEEEEAIFLDLGITVTLANTIQGVNGNSIYFSGNHNNYCDSDLGHFWSKKDILIFNLGTQEIERPHPSIFSSIQLSNARWFVPNFKQM; encoded by the coding sequence ATGTCCCAAGTAGTGAGTTGTGGTGAGATGGAACCAAGCAGGTGGTCCAAACTTCCTTCAGATCTCATGCAGTTGGTTTTAGAACATCTTGGTTTTGCAGATTTTCAAAGGGCTAAATCTGTTTGTTCATCTTGGCACTATGCATCCAAACAAACTTCACCAAACAATCAAAACCCTTGGTTGATTCTATTTCCAGAAGAAGGTAAAGATTGCTGCCTCTTGTTTGATTCCGAGGAAAAGGATGACAAGTTATATAGAATTCAAAATCTAGGGGTCAACTTTGCAAATAGTAATTGTTTGGCTACTTATGGAAGTTGGCTCTTGATGCAAGACGATCATCAATACAATATATTATACATTTTGAATATATTCACCTGTGAGAAGATCGATCTGCCTTCCATGAAGTCTCAACTTAGAATTGTAGAGACTGAAGATGATATGTTTCTTGTAAGATTACAAGACAACAGAGATGTTCTATTCTGGTTTGACGAGAAAACCAAAGATTATGTGATTATATGGATAATCCAAGCCCGTTTTTTGGTTTATTCCAGAAAAGGTGATAAATATTGGAAACGAATTGAGCTTTTCAACTTTAATTTTGACATGGTATACACAGATCATAGACTCTACTTGTATACTAGCTCTCGTGATGTCAAAGTCTTGGATTTTTCACAAGATATCCCGCGACAAGTATTCGAGACGCAAGTTAACTATGATTATTCGAAAAAACCAGAGGATGTTTTCTACTATGATGCTCCTCTTCATGTATGTAGGAAGATCAAGACTGAAAATCTTGTAGTCAGAGTGACTGGTGAAGTTCTGAGGGTTAAGAGCATAGTTTTGTGCAATTCTGACGTTTGGTACTTCCGCATCTACAAGATGAATTCATCAAATAGCGAGTGGGAGAAACTTGATTCTTTGGAAGAGGAAGAAGCAATATTTTTGGATCTTGGTATCACCGTTACGCTTGCCAACACCATCCAAGGAGTCAATGGAAACTCAATATATTTCAGCGGCAATCATAATAACTATTGTGATTCTGATTTGGGTCATTTTTGGAGTAAAAAAGATATACTTATCTTCAATCTTGGCACACAAGAAATTGAAAGACCACATCCAAGTATCTTTTCGTCCATTCAATTATCTAATGCTCGATGGTTTGTCCCAAATTTCAAACAAATGTGA
- the LOC106328858 gene encoding uncharacterized protein LOC106328858, which translates to MSSSIQIVVETQVEALSLKDQDEKKIEIVSNELSFGNHGGCCAICLDTIPLQETAMVKGCEHAYCVTCILRWASYKEKPTCPQCKHPFDFLNVHRTLDGSVEDFMFEESVCLLLRASWFLPLEAVERVSYNGNDNYDFDIPPEYIPPEYEEEDEDDDLDEFYLHGSNLRLGNRRWGDNGFVRSGRQEARPAQAQHKHHRGGQASGSESGSSSSSREAKEEKTNNSAATGRRAKRAMKREAANKAAEVVAAAKREALLVRLGRK; encoded by the exons ATGAGTTCCTCGATCCAGATCGTTGTTGAGACGCAAGTGGAAGCTTTGTCTCTTAAAGATCAG GATGAAAAGAAGATTGAAATAGTGAGCAACGAGCTGAGTTTCGGGAACCATGGCGGATGCTGTGCGATATGTTTGGATACAATACCTCTCCAAGAAACTGCTATGGTCAAAGGCTGTGAACATGCTTACTG TGTGACATGCATACTCCGTTGGGCAAGTTACAAAGAGAAACCAACCTGCCCACAATGTAAGCACCCATTTGATTTTCTCAATGTCCACCGCACTCTTGATGGAAG CGTTGAAGATTTCATGTTCGAGGAGAGCGTCTGCCTTCTCCTAAGAGCATCTTGGTTTCTTCCACTGGAAGCAGTGGAGCGGGTTTCATATAACGGCAATGACAACTATGATTTCGACATTCCACCTGAGTATATTCCACCAGAGTATGAAGAGGAAGACGAAGATGACGACCTCGACGAGTTTTATCTGCACGGTTCGAATCTTCGTTTAGGGAACAGGAGGTGGGGCGACAATGGATTCGTCAGGTCAGGCCGCCAAGAAGCAAGGCCGGCCCAGGCCCAACATAAGCACCACCGAGGTGGCCAAGCCTCTGGCTCTGAGTCCGGCTCCTCTTCTTCCTCGCGTGAGGCAAAGGAGGAGAAGACTAACAACAGTGCTGCAACTGGCAGGCGTGCCAAGAGGGCTATGAAGCGTGAAGCTGCAAACAAAGCTGCAGAAGTAGTTGCAGCTGCGAAGCGCGAGGCTCTTTTGGTTAGGTTGGGAAGGAAGTGA
- the LOC106328309 gene encoding exocyst complex component SEC10-like isoform X1, producing the protein MTEGMRGARGPRSSSSVNSGPVILDIEDFKGDFSFDALFGNLVNDLLPSFLEEEADSGDGHGNIDGLANGHLRGGQSDASRFSQMSSAPFFPEVDGLLSLFKDSCKELIDLRKQVDGRLNTLKKEVSTQDAKHRKTLTEIEKGVDGLFESFARLDGRISSVGQTAAKIGDHLQSADAQRETASQTIELIKYLMEFNGSPGDLMELSALFSDDSRVAEAASIAQKLRSFAEEDIGRQGAAGNATPGRGLEVAVANLQDYCNELENRLLSRFDAASQRRDLSTMSECAKILSQFNRGTSAMQHYVATRPMFIDVEVMNSDIRLVLGDDGSQPSPSNVARGLASLYKQITDTVRKEAATITAVFPAPNEVMAILVQRVLEQRVTGILDKILVKPSLSSPPPVQEGGLLLYLRMFAVAYEKTQELAKDLRAVGCGDLDVEDLTESLFSSHKDEYPEHERASLKQLYQAKMEELRAESQQGSESSGTIGRSKGASISSSQQQIAVTVVTEFVRWSEEAISRCTLLSSQPATLAANVKAIFTCLLDQVSVYITEGLERARDGLSEAAGLRERFVLGTLSRRVAAAAASAAEAAAAAGESSFKAFMVAVQRCGSSVTIVQQYFANSISRLLLPVDGAHAASCEEMSTALSKAEVAAYKGLQQCIETVISEVERLLSAEQMATDYKSPDDGFSPDHRPTNACIRVVAYLSRVLESAFTALEGLNKQAFLTELGNRLDKLLLTHWQKFTFNPSGGLRLKRDINEYGDFVKRFSVPSVEEKFELLGIMANVFIVAPESLATLFEGSPSIRKDAQRFIQLREDYKSAKLATRLSSLWPSLC; encoded by the exons ATGACAGAAGGAATGAGAGGAGCAAGAGGTCCCAGATCATCATCCTCTGTTAACTCTGGTCCTGTGATACTCGACATTGAAGATTTCAAG GGAGACTTTTCATTTGATGCGTTATTTGGGAACCTGGTGAATGATCTATTGCCTTCTTTCTTAGAAGAAGAAGCAGATTCAGGTGATGGCCACGGCAACATTGATGGTTTGGCAAACGGGCATTTACGCGGGGGGCAGTCTGATGCGTCCCGGTTCTCTCAGATGTCTTCTGCTCCTTTCTTCCCTGAAGTGGATGGTCTCTTGTCTCTCTTCAAAGATTCTTGCAAGGAGTTGATTGATCTTCGTAAGCAG GTTGACGGAAGGCTTAATACACTAAAGAAGGAAGTTTCAACTCAAGATGCCAAGCACCGGAAGACACTGACTGAG ATAGAGAAAGGTGTGGATGGTTTGTTTGAGAGCTTTGCAAGGCTGGACGGTCGTATTTCTAGTGTTGGACAGACCGCTGCAAAGATAGGAGATCATTTACAG AGTGCAGATGCTCAGCGGGAAACTGCTAGCCAGACCATAGAGCTTATAAAG TACCTAATGGAGTTCAACGGCAGCCCAGGGGATCTTATGGAGCTTTCCGCTTTGTTTTCTGATGATAGCCGCGTTGCTGAGGCTGCTTCTATCGCTCAGAAACTAC GATCGTTTGCTGAGGAAGACATTGGAAGGCAAGGTGCTGCAGGCAATGCAACCCCTGGCAGAGGACTGGAAGTTGCAGTTGCTAATCTTCAGGATTACTGTAATG AATTGGAGAACAGGCTTTTATCTCGTTTTGATGCTGCATCACAGCGGAGAGATTTATCCACCATGTCAGAGTGTGCTAAGATTTTGTCACAG TTTAACAGGGGTACAAGTGCCATGCAACATTATGTGGCAACACGTCCAATGTTCATTGATGTGGAAGTCATGAATTCAGACATTAGGTTGGTGCTTGGCGACGACGGTTCTCAGCCTAGTCCTAGCAATGTTGCCCGTGGACTTGCTTCGTTATACAAACAAATTACAG ACACTGTACGCAAAGAAGCAGCGACCATTACAGCTGTTTTCCCCGCTCCAAATGAAGTTATGGCGATCTTAGTTCAG AGAGTTCTTGAGCAGCGTGTCACAGGTATTCTTGACAAAATCTTGGTGAAGCCTTCTCTTTCGAGTCCACCACCTGTGCAAGAAGGCGGGCTATTACTA TACCTTAGAATGTTTGCGGTTGCATATGAGAAAACCCAAGAACTAGCTAAAGACCTCCGAGCTGTTGGATGCGGTGACCTGGATGTTGAAG ATTTGACAGAGTCCTTGTTTTCCTCACACAAGGATGAATACCCTGAGCATGAGCGGGCCTCCTTAAAACAACTGTATCAAGCAAAG ATGGAAGAATTACGTGCTGAGAGTCAGCAAGGCTCGGAATCATCTGGGACAATAGGACGCTCTAAGGGTGCTTCAATATCATCTTCTCAGCAGCAGATAGCAGTCACTGTTGTGACGGAGTTTGTTAGATGGAGTGAAGAAGCAATATCCAGATGCACACTGTTGTCATCTCAG CCAGCGACACTTGCAGCCAATGTTAAAGCCATATTTACTTGCCTGCTAGATCAG GTGAGCGTATACATAACTGAGGGACTTGAACGGGCAAGGGATGGCCTGTCTGAAGCTGCAGGACTGAGGGAGAGATTTGTTTTGGGCACACTTAGCAGAAGAGTGGCTGCAGCAGCTGCTTCTGCT GCAGAAGCAGCAGCTGCTGCTGGTGAAAGTAGCTTTAAAGCCTTCATGGTTGCTGTGCAACGTTGTGGTAGCAGTGTTACTATAGTCCAGCAG TATTTTGCGAATTCTATTTCTCGGCTTCTCCTACCAGTGGATGGTGCACATGCTGCTTCATGTGAAGAAATGTCAACTGCTTTGTCTAAAGCAGAGGTTGCTGCTTACAAAGGACTCCAACAGTGCATTGAAACTGTGATATCTGAG GTTGAAAGACTGCTTTCAGCTGAGCAGATGGCTACCGATTATAAATCACCTGATGATGGATTTTCTCCTGATCACCGCCCAACAAATGCCTGCATAAG AGTCGTGGCTTATCTCTCCCGGGTACTTGAGTCAGCCTTCACTGCTTTGGAAGGTCTTAATAAGCAAGCCTTCCTGACTGAACTG GGAAACAGGCTAGACAAACTACTACTAACTCACTGGCAGAAGTTCACATTCAATCCCAG TGGAGGACTACGGCTGAAGCGTGACATAAACGAGTATGGAGATTTTGTAAAGAGATTCAGTGTTCCATCTGTGGAGGAGAAATTTGAGCTTCTGGGAAT AATGGCGAACGTATTCATCGTTGCTCCAGAAAGTCTGGCGACTTTGTTCGAGGGTAGTCCAAGCATTCGCAAAGACGCGCAAAG GTTTATACAACTGCGGGAAGACTATAAGAGTGCAAAGCTGGCAACAAGACTCAGCTCCTTGTGGCCAAGCTTGTGCTGA
- the LOC106329655 gene encoding aspartic proteinase oryzasin-1-like: FIEATEAPGRRIYERPWDGIFGLSGLSKSTITGARPIWRTMMDEGVVTKKVFSIWLRRYSDSGENGGEIVFGGIDQEHFTGAHTYVDAEGPHNTFKINSFFVGKIDTKVCSKGCKVLVDSGSTYIRGPPNLIVKINKQIGIAADCSNYDKLSEVISFTIAAKTFTLTPRDYIERKNGKCKSVFADATTDLWQLGTPFIRAFHTVWNYQTPGIVKVGFAKSK, from the exons TTCATCGAGGCAACTGAAGCTCCAGGTAGACGGATTTACGAAAGGCCGTGGGATGGCATATTTGGACTTTCCGGCCTATCGAAATCGACCATCACAGGAGCTCGTCCCATCTGGAGAACGATGATGGATGAAGGGGTAGTTACAAAGAAAGTGTTCTCGATATGGCTTCGACGGTACAGTGATTCTGGTGAAAACGGTGGAGAAATAGTCTTTGGAGGTATAGACCAAGAGCACTTCACCGGAGCTCATACCTACGTTGATGCGGAAGGGCCGCATAACACCTTCAAGATTAACTCCTTTTTTGTGGGCAAAATTGACACGAAAGTTTGCTCCAAGGGATGCAAAGTTCTTGTGGACTCGGGGAGTACATACATTCGTGGTCCACCG AATTTGATCGTCAAGATTAATAAGCAAATCGGAATAGCAGCAGACTGCTCTAATTATGACAAGCTGTCTGAAGTTATAAGCTTCACAATAGCCGCAAAAACTTTTACCCTCACACCACGTGAT TACATTGAGAGAAAGAATGGGAAATGCAAGAGTGTATTCGCGGATGCTACGACTGATTTATG GCAACTTGGCACGCCATTCATTCGAGCATTTCATACTGTTTGGAACTACCAGACTCCGGGAATTGTTAAAGTCGGATTCGCCAAGTCCAAATAA
- the LOC106328309 gene encoding exocyst complex component SEC10-like isoform X2, with protein sequence MRGARGPRSSSSVNSGPVILDIEDFKGDFSFDALFGNLVNDLLPSFLEEEADSGDGHGNIDGLANGHLRGGQSDASRFSQMSSAPFFPEVDGLLSLFKDSCKELIDLRKQVDGRLNTLKKEVSTQDAKHRKTLTEIEKGVDGLFESFARLDGRISSVGQTAAKIGDHLQSADAQRETASQTIELIKYLMEFNGSPGDLMELSALFSDDSRVAEAASIAQKLRSFAEEDIGRQGAAGNATPGRGLEVAVANLQDYCNELENRLLSRFDAASQRRDLSTMSECAKILSQFNRGTSAMQHYVATRPMFIDVEVMNSDIRLVLGDDGSQPSPSNVARGLASLYKQITDTVRKEAATITAVFPAPNEVMAILVQRVLEQRVTGILDKILVKPSLSSPPPVQEGGLLLYLRMFAVAYEKTQELAKDLRAVGCGDLDVEDLTESLFSSHKDEYPEHERASLKQLYQAKMEELRAESQQGSESSGTIGRSKGASISSSQQQIAVTVVTEFVRWSEEAISRCTLLSSQPATLAANVKAIFTCLLDQVSVYITEGLERARDGLSEAAGLRERFVLGTLSRRVAAAAASAAEAAAAAGESSFKAFMVAVQRCGSSVTIVQQYFANSISRLLLPVDGAHAASCEEMSTALSKAEVAAYKGLQQCIETVISEVERLLSAEQMATDYKSPDDGFSPDHRPTNACIRVVAYLSRVLESAFTALEGLNKQAFLTELGNRLDKLLLTHWQKFTFNPSGGLRLKRDINEYGDFVKRFSVPSVEEKFELLGIMANVFIVAPESLATLFEGSPSIRKDAQRFIQLREDYKSAKLATRLSSLWPSLC encoded by the exons ATGAGAGGAGCAAGAGGTCCCAGATCATCATCCTCTGTTAACTCTGGTCCTGTGATACTCGACATTGAAGATTTCAAG GGAGACTTTTCATTTGATGCGTTATTTGGGAACCTGGTGAATGATCTATTGCCTTCTTTCTTAGAAGAAGAAGCAGATTCAGGTGATGGCCACGGCAACATTGATGGTTTGGCAAACGGGCATTTACGCGGGGGGCAGTCTGATGCGTCCCGGTTCTCTCAGATGTCTTCTGCTCCTTTCTTCCCTGAAGTGGATGGTCTCTTGTCTCTCTTCAAAGATTCTTGCAAGGAGTTGATTGATCTTCGTAAGCAG GTTGACGGAAGGCTTAATACACTAAAGAAGGAAGTTTCAACTCAAGATGCCAAGCACCGGAAGACACTGACTGAG ATAGAGAAAGGTGTGGATGGTTTGTTTGAGAGCTTTGCAAGGCTGGACGGTCGTATTTCTAGTGTTGGACAGACCGCTGCAAAGATAGGAGATCATTTACAG AGTGCAGATGCTCAGCGGGAAACTGCTAGCCAGACCATAGAGCTTATAAAG TACCTAATGGAGTTCAACGGCAGCCCAGGGGATCTTATGGAGCTTTCCGCTTTGTTTTCTGATGATAGCCGCGTTGCTGAGGCTGCTTCTATCGCTCAGAAACTAC GATCGTTTGCTGAGGAAGACATTGGAAGGCAAGGTGCTGCAGGCAATGCAACCCCTGGCAGAGGACTGGAAGTTGCAGTTGCTAATCTTCAGGATTACTGTAATG AATTGGAGAACAGGCTTTTATCTCGTTTTGATGCTGCATCACAGCGGAGAGATTTATCCACCATGTCAGAGTGTGCTAAGATTTTGTCACAG TTTAACAGGGGTACAAGTGCCATGCAACATTATGTGGCAACACGTCCAATGTTCATTGATGTGGAAGTCATGAATTCAGACATTAGGTTGGTGCTTGGCGACGACGGTTCTCAGCCTAGTCCTAGCAATGTTGCCCGTGGACTTGCTTCGTTATACAAACAAATTACAG ACACTGTACGCAAAGAAGCAGCGACCATTACAGCTGTTTTCCCCGCTCCAAATGAAGTTATGGCGATCTTAGTTCAG AGAGTTCTTGAGCAGCGTGTCACAGGTATTCTTGACAAAATCTTGGTGAAGCCTTCTCTTTCGAGTCCACCACCTGTGCAAGAAGGCGGGCTATTACTA TACCTTAGAATGTTTGCGGTTGCATATGAGAAAACCCAAGAACTAGCTAAAGACCTCCGAGCTGTTGGATGCGGTGACCTGGATGTTGAAG ATTTGACAGAGTCCTTGTTTTCCTCACACAAGGATGAATACCCTGAGCATGAGCGGGCCTCCTTAAAACAACTGTATCAAGCAAAG ATGGAAGAATTACGTGCTGAGAGTCAGCAAGGCTCGGAATCATCTGGGACAATAGGACGCTCTAAGGGTGCTTCAATATCATCTTCTCAGCAGCAGATAGCAGTCACTGTTGTGACGGAGTTTGTTAGATGGAGTGAAGAAGCAATATCCAGATGCACACTGTTGTCATCTCAG CCAGCGACACTTGCAGCCAATGTTAAAGCCATATTTACTTGCCTGCTAGATCAG GTGAGCGTATACATAACTGAGGGACTTGAACGGGCAAGGGATGGCCTGTCTGAAGCTGCAGGACTGAGGGAGAGATTTGTTTTGGGCACACTTAGCAGAAGAGTGGCTGCAGCAGCTGCTTCTGCT GCAGAAGCAGCAGCTGCTGCTGGTGAAAGTAGCTTTAAAGCCTTCATGGTTGCTGTGCAACGTTGTGGTAGCAGTGTTACTATAGTCCAGCAG TATTTTGCGAATTCTATTTCTCGGCTTCTCCTACCAGTGGATGGTGCACATGCTGCTTCATGTGAAGAAATGTCAACTGCTTTGTCTAAAGCAGAGGTTGCTGCTTACAAAGGACTCCAACAGTGCATTGAAACTGTGATATCTGAG GTTGAAAGACTGCTTTCAGCTGAGCAGATGGCTACCGATTATAAATCACCTGATGATGGATTTTCTCCTGATCACCGCCCAACAAATGCCTGCATAAG AGTCGTGGCTTATCTCTCCCGGGTACTTGAGTCAGCCTTCACTGCTTTGGAAGGTCTTAATAAGCAAGCCTTCCTGACTGAACTG GGAAACAGGCTAGACAAACTACTACTAACTCACTGGCAGAAGTTCACATTCAATCCCAG TGGAGGACTACGGCTGAAGCGTGACATAAACGAGTATGGAGATTTTGTAAAGAGATTCAGTGTTCCATCTGTGGAGGAGAAATTTGAGCTTCTGGGAAT AATGGCGAACGTATTCATCGTTGCTCCAGAAAGTCTGGCGACTTTGTTCGAGGGTAGTCCAAGCATTCGCAAAGACGCGCAAAG GTTTATACAACTGCGGGAAGACTATAAGAGTGCAAAGCTGGCAACAAGACTCAGCTCCTTGTGGCCAAGCTTGTGCTGA